From the Gymnogyps californianus isolate 813 chromosome 2, ASM1813914v2, whole genome shotgun sequence genome, one window contains:
- the IRX4 gene encoding iroquois-class homeodomain protein IRX-4, whose protein sequence is MSYPQFGYPYSSAPQFLMSTNSLTTCCESSGRTLAETGAAASAQTPVYCPVYESRLLATARHELNSAAALGVYGGPYAGPQGYGNYVTYGTEAPAFYSLNSLEAKDGSGSAHAGIAPAAAYYPYDHTLSQYQYDRYGTMDGGTRRKNATRETTSTLKAWLQEHRKNPYPTKGEKIMLAIITKMTLTQVSTWFANARRRLKKENKMTWPPRNKCSDEKRPYEEEEEEEEEEEGSQEEAMKSGKAEEPTGKEEKELELSDLEDLDAAESESSECELRRPFPHPHPHPLPHPLPHPGGSHPPRAAEPPAKMPPPAAAAAGGEEEEEAEEAAAERARSCLKTAAAECGPDLLGARQRGCESKMCFQQGQQLLEAKPRIWSLAHTATSLNQAEYPSCMLKRQGGSAAAAVSAPVSVIDRHQDSPVTNLRNWVDGVFHDPLFRHSTLNQALGNTTVSWATTKGAILETGALGRAVGNGANVLKGQLSNLAHHDSNKEFLAFPKSGSKMFCS, encoded by the exons ATGTCATATCCTCAGTTTGGCTACCCTTACTCCTCTGCACCCCAG ttCCTGATGAGCACCAACTCCCTGACGACCTGCTGCGAGTCCAGCGGCCGGACGCTGGCCGAGACGGGGGCGGCCGCCTCCGCCCAGACCCCCGTCTATTGCCCGGTGTACGAGAGCCGCCTGCTCGCCACCGCCCGACACGAGCTCAACTCCGCCGCCGCCCTGGGGGTCTACGGCGGCCCCTACGCCGGCCCCCAGGGCTATGGAAACTACGTGACCTACGGCACTGAGGCTCCCGCCTTCTACTCCTTG AACAGTTTGGAGGCGAAGGACGGGAGCGGGTCTGCGCATGCGGGCATCGCCCCGGCGGCTGCCTACTACCCCTACGATCACACCCTCAGCCAGTACCAGTACGACAG GTACGGCACGATGGACGGCGGGACGCGGAGGAAAAACGCCACCCGGGAGACGACCAGCACGCTGAAGGCCTGGCTGCAGGAGCACCGCAAGAACCCCTACCCCACCAAGGGCGAGAAGATCATGCTGGCCATCATCACCAAGATGACCCTCACCCAGGTCTCCACCTGGTTCGCCAACGCCCGCCGGCGGCTCAAGAAGGAGAACAAGATGACCTGGCCCCCGCGGAACAAGTGCTCGGACGAGAAGCGGCCCtacgaggaagaggaggaggaggaagaggaggaggagggttcGCAGGAGGAGGCGATGAAGAGCGGGAAAGCCGAGG AGCCCACgggcaaggaggagaaggagctggaGCTCAGCGACCTGGAGGACTTGGACGCCGCCGAGTCGGAGAGCTCGGAGTGCGAGCTGAGGCGGCCCTTCCCGCACCCGCACCCCCACCCGCTCCCGCACCCGCTCCCGCACCCGGGCGGCAGCCACCCGCCGCGGGCCGCCGAGCCCCCCGCCAAGATGCCGCcaccggccgccgccgccgccggcggggaggaggaggaggaggcggaggaggcggcggcggagcgggcgcGGAGCTGCCTGAAGACGGCGGCGGCGGAGTGCGGCCCCGACCTGCTCGGCGCCCGGCAGCGCGGCTGCGAGTCCAAAATGTGCTTCCagcaggggcagcagctgctggaggcgAAGCCCAGGATTTGGTCCCTGGCGCACACCGCCACCTCCCTCAACCAGGCCGAGTACCCCTCCTGCATGCTGAAACGGCAGGGgggctcggccgccgccgccgtctcCGCCCCGGTCAGTGTCATCGACAGGCACCAGGATTCGCCGGTCACCAACCTCAGGAACTGGGTGGACGGGGTGTTTCACGACCCCCTGTTCAGGCACAGTACTTTGAACCAAGCCCTGGGCAACACGACAGTTTCCTGGGCTACCACCAAAGGAGCCATTCTGGAAACGGGCGCCTTGGGACGCGCGGTGGGGAACGGCGCCAACGTGCTCAAGGGGCAGCTCTCAAACTTGGCCCACCATGACTCAAACAAAGAGTTCCTGGCGTTTCCCAAATcaggaagcaaaatgttttgttcctaA